Proteins from one Burkholderiaceae bacterium DAT-1 genomic window:
- a CDS encoding GNAT family N-acetyltransferase, whose protein sequence is MQISIHHEQDAATFDALVTGVRAYNAEHLGAEKSQPLSVIAHDEAGKLIGGVAGRTIYKQFLIEVMWVDAGHRGTGLGRTLMQRAEDEARARGCVAAQVDTLSFQGPVFYGKLGFEVIGRITDLPGGHERLFMLKRY, encoded by the coding sequence ATGCAGATTTCTATCCATCACGAACAAGATGCCGCCACTTTCGATGCACTGGTGACGGGCGTACGCGCCTACAACGCCGAGCATCTGGGCGCAGAGAAGTCCCAACCGCTGTCAGTGATCGCCCATGACGAAGCAGGCAAGCTGATCGGCGGCGTGGCCGGGCGCACCATTTACAAGCAGTTTCTGATCGAAGTGATGTGGGTGGATGCCGGACATCGGGGCACAGGTCTCGGTCGCACCCTGATGCAGCGCGCCGAAGACGAAGCCCGTGCGCGGGGCTGCGTGGCGGCACAGGTCGACACCCTGTCATTTCAGGGGCCGGTGTTTTACGGCAAGCTGGGATTCGAGGTCATCGGCCGGATCACCGATTTGCCGGGCGGGCATGAGCGCTTGTTTATGCTGAAGCGCTATTGA
- a CDS encoding mechanosensitive ion channel family protein has protein sequence MFSIDPDTFRHEVWPWLLSLSLLMATLLYVFRREDRRSVVLTLGFLVLGLFAMAALAAAKRAGISEGTGILHEAAIIQVGLVVIRLWGLVVFRLFLPMTKMHVPRILEDIIVMLGYAVWGLWRMREGGVELSHLVLTSTIITAVIGFSMQDTLGNLLSGLAVQLDDSIKIGQWIKIGDVSGKVIQVGWRSTLILNRNGETTVLPNSWLMKNGFQAIGQPLANGLEGWRRWVWFELNWNLPPLDVTGVLERAILDAQIQEIALEPPPQAVLMELKHGVARYALRYWLTNFMADDATDSRVRAHALAALRRHGMELTTENFNIATTKENERVEEIRAKREISRRLDMLGRVALFSGITAAEREQLAPHLRYAPFEAGDIMSREGAVAHWLYLIINGKVDIWRGYGTPGGVHLGTLGAGEFFGEMGMMTGAPRTATVVAGSRVECYRLDRDGFEAIISARPEIAEEISRVLAKRQAENVARNLAPVQGGAPAGEEMLVRIRKFFGV, from the coding sequence ATGTTTTCAATTGATCCCGATACCTTCCGCCACGAAGTCTGGCCCTGGCTGCTAAGCCTGAGCTTGCTGATGGCGACATTGCTGTATGTATTTCGCCGCGAAGATCGCCGAAGTGTGGTACTGACACTGGGCTTTCTGGTGCTCGGACTGTTTGCCATGGCCGCTCTGGCCGCAGCGAAACGTGCGGGTATCAGTGAAGGCACGGGCATCCTGCATGAGGCGGCCATTATTCAGGTCGGGCTAGTGGTGATCCGTCTGTGGGGGCTGGTGGTATTCCGGCTCTTCCTGCCCATGACCAAAATGCATGTGCCTCGCATTCTGGAAGACATCATTGTGATGCTGGGGTATGCAGTCTGGGGGCTGTGGCGGATGCGCGAGGGCGGAGTAGAGCTATCGCATCTGGTGCTCACGTCCACCATCATCACTGCGGTCATTGGTTTTTCCATGCAGGATACGCTGGGGAATCTGCTGTCCGGACTGGCGGTGCAGCTGGATGATTCAATCAAGATCGGACAGTGGATTAAGATCGGCGATGTCAGTGGCAAGGTGATACAGGTGGGCTGGCGCTCGACCTTAATCCTCAATCGCAATGGTGAAACGACTGTATTGCCCAATTCATGGCTGATGAAAAATGGCTTTCAGGCCATCGGGCAGCCACTGGCCAATGGCTTGGAAGGCTGGCGTCGCTGGGTATGGTTCGAACTGAACTGGAACTTGCCCCCGCTGGATGTTACCGGTGTGCTGGAACGGGCGATTCTTGATGCACAGATTCAGGAGATTGCGCTAGAGCCGCCTCCGCAAGCGGTACTGATGGAGTTGAAACATGGCGTCGCTCGCTATGCGCTGCGTTATTGGTTGACCAACTTCATGGCCGACGATGCAACGGATTCCCGCGTCAGGGCACACGCACTGGCTGCTCTGCGCCGACATGGCATGGAGCTGACGACTGAGAACTTCAATATCGCCACCACCAAGGAGAATGAGCGCGTAGAGGAAATCCGTGCAAAACGCGAGATTTCCCGCAGGCTGGATATGCTGGGTCGAGTCGCCCTGTTTTCCGGCATTACGGCTGCAGAACGCGAACAGCTTGCGCCGCATCTGCGCTACGCCCCATTTGAGGCCGGAGATATCATGAGTCGCGAAGGTGCGGTGGCACACTGGCTGTATCTCATCATCAACGGCAAGGTGGATATCTGGCGCGGTTATGGTACGCCGGGTGGTGTGCATCTGGGAACGCTGGGGGCGGGCGAGTTTTTCGGCGAAATGGGGATGATGACGGGTGCGCCGCGCACGGCAACAGTGGTAGCTGGATCGCGCGTGGAATGCTATCGACTGGATCGCGATGGATTCGAGGCCATCATCTCGGCTCGCCCGGAAATTGCAGAGGAAATTTCCCGTGTACTGGCCAAGCGTCAGGCTGAAAATGTGGCGCGCAACCTCGCACCAGTGCAGGGTGGGGCGCCGGCGGGCGAGGAAATGCTGGTGCGGATCAGGAAGTTTTTCGGGGTGTGA
- the ettA gene encoding energy-dependent translational throttle protein EttA → MAQYVMSMLRVSKVVPPKRQIIKDISLSFFPGAKIGLLGLNGSGKSTVLKIMAGVEKEFEGEVQWQPGIKIGYLAQEPQLTATNTVRQEVESGMGEIFEAKQKLEEVYAAYADPDADFDKLAEEQARCEAILSVAGQDLDTQMEIAADALRLPAWDAVIGNLSGGEKRRVALCKLLMSKPDMLLLDEPTNHLDAESVDWLEQFLVRFPGTVVAVTHDRYFLDNAAEWILELDRGQGIPWKGNYSSWLEQKEGRLKQEESQESARQKTIAKELEWVRQNPKGRQAKSKARMARFEELSSHEYQKRNETQEIFIPVAERLGNEVIEFENVTKAFGDRLLIDNLSFKAPAGAIVGIIGPNGAGKSTLFKMIAGMEQPDSGTAKRGPTVQLAYVDQSRDNLNADKTVFDDVAEGRDILQVGRFEMPSRAYLGRFNFKGADQQKIVGNLSGGERGRLHLAKTLLQGGNVLLLDEPSNDLDVETLRALEDALLEFAGTVFVISHDRWFLDRIATHILAAEGESQWTFFDGNYQEYEADKKKRLGEEGAKPKRIRYKPITR, encoded by the coding sequence ATGGCTCAATACGTCATGTCCATGCTCCGCGTGAGCAAGGTTGTCCCGCCCAAACGCCAGATCATCAAGGATATTTCCCTGAGCTTCTTCCCCGGTGCCAAGATTGGTCTGCTGGGTTTGAATGGCTCGGGTAAATCCACCGTGCTGAAAATCATGGCTGGTGTGGAAAAAGAATTCGAAGGTGAAGTGCAATGGCAGCCGGGCATCAAGATCGGCTATCTGGCACAGGAACCACAACTGACCGCAACCAACACTGTGCGTCAGGAAGTCGAATCCGGTATGGGCGAGATCTTCGAAGCCAAGCAGAAGCTGGAAGAAGTCTATGCCGCTTACGCAGATCCGGATGCTGACTTCGACAAGCTGGCCGAAGAACAAGCGCGCTGCGAAGCCATTCTGTCGGTAGCTGGTCAGGATCTCGATACCCAGATGGAAATCGCTGCCGATGCGCTGCGCCTGCCTGCCTGGGATGCTGTCATCGGCAATCTGTCTGGGGGTGAAAAGCGCCGCGTCGCACTGTGCAAGCTGCTCATGTCCAAGCCGGACATGCTGCTGCTGGATGAGCCGACCAACCACCTGGATGCTGAATCCGTGGACTGGCTGGAACAATTCCTGGTGCGTTTTCCGGGCACCGTGGTGGCCGTTACCCACGACCGCTACTTCCTCGACAATGCTGCCGAGTGGATTCTCGAACTCGACCGCGGACAAGGTATTCCGTGGAAGGGTAATTACTCCAGCTGGCTGGAACAGAAGGAAGGCCGCCTGAAGCAGGAAGAATCGCAAGAATCTGCCCGCCAGAAGACCATCGCCAAGGAACTTGAATGGGTTCGCCAGAATCCGAAGGGCCGTCAGGCCAAGTCCAAGGCACGTATGGCCCGTTTCGAGGAGCTGTCCAGCCACGAGTACCAGAAGCGCAACGAAACCCAGGAAATCTTTATTCCGGTGGCCGAGCGTCTGGGTAACGAAGTCATCGAATTCGAAAACGTCACCAAGGCCTTTGGCGATCGCTTGCTGATCGACAATCTGAGCTTTAAGGCGCCAGCAGGTGCCATCGTCGGTATCATCGGCCCGAACGGTGCCGGTAAGTCGACACTGTTCAAGATGATCGCCGGCATGGAGCAGCCGGACAGCGGTACCGCCAAGCGCGGCCCGACTGTACAGCTGGCCTATGTCGACCAGAGCCGTGACAATCTGAATGCGGACAAGACCGTGTTCGATGACGTGGCCGAAGGACGCGACATCCTGCAGGTGGGTCGCTTTGAAATGCCAAGCCGTGCCTATCTGGGCCGCTTCAATTTCAAGGGCGCCGATCAGCAGAAGATCGTCGGCAACCTCTCTGGTGGTGAGCGCGGCCGTCTGCATCTGGCCAAGACACTGCTGCAGGGCGGCAATGTGCTGCTGCTGGATGAACCGTCAAACGATCTTGACGTGGAAACCCTGCGCGCCTTGGAAGACGCCCTGCTGGAATTTGCCGGTACCGTGTTCGTGATCTCTCACGATCGCTGGTTCCTCGACCGGATCGCCACGCACATTCTGGCGGCCGAAGGCGAATCGCAGTGGACATTCTTTGACGGCAACTACCAGGAGTACGAAGCCGACAAGAAGAAGCGTCTGGGCGAAGAGGGTGCCAAGCCAAAGCGGATTCGCTACAAGCCGATTACACGCTAA
- a CDS encoding TonB-dependent receptor: MHASIKSFPSMLRPISLLICAAMATVHAEQASTRDTHDDQTRVDTIAVEAKRLPAQTSKQTLSGAEATHVPGTGGDPIRALQSLPGVVATSDGNPAPAVRGSRPEDNAYYVDSLPVGYVFHMYGNSTIHGDLVKQFDLYTGSFGPEYDDVHGGVADITLRKPKTDKLHGAISLGLLGAEGLVEGPVTENQSFYFAAKRSFFDLLVKKELESDEGIKFRLPSYTDYQGKYTWQVNAENELSFHVLGAADKINGNIPKATDTGKQEPALVGNFDDDQSSHTEAIVLDSNLNSFMRNKLSLGHMHYQQTSHTGTAADVGMKLDSTFLREQLKIQASEAHDLTLGGTFFRSSYGLNLNLLDAKCTEFEPRCDITSAPRHRFNGGIDVNYSILYVKDRWQLMPDLTAVLGLHHSIDGYLHKNYTEPRVGLEWKTSEDTVLSLGAGQHNEFPNGLQVLKDFGNPALGHMRSKSVALGMTQRLQDGWSFKSEAYYKTFSDFVIFDPVSNYRNGGSGHAKGMEFFMKKDPAGGDFSGWVSLSLSDAKRKNDLTGQSFRFEYDQPVVLNVVGQYRWSDTWQFGAKWSYHSGSLITPIIGKGKYPDGRVQPLYGELNSERLPAYHRLDLRADRKLSERMSVWFELINAYNRENVQGYTYDGDYTTRKADKGFGAMINAGFTYSF, encoded by the coding sequence ATGCACGCCAGTATCAAATCTTTCCCGTCTATGCTTCGGCCTATATCGTTGCTGATTTGCGCAGCCATGGCCACGGTTCATGCGGAGCAAGCATCGACACGAGACACACACGATGATCAAACGCGCGTAGACACCATTGCGGTCGAAGCCAAACGCCTGCCGGCACAAACCAGCAAGCAAACCCTATCAGGCGCTGAAGCGACGCACGTTCCCGGTACGGGCGGCGATCCGATTCGCGCCTTACAAAGCCTGCCCGGAGTCGTGGCAACAAGCGATGGCAATCCTGCACCTGCCGTGCGCGGTTCCCGTCCAGAAGACAATGCCTATTACGTCGATTCCCTGCCTGTTGGCTATGTCTTCCACATGTATGGCAACAGCACCATCCATGGTGATCTGGTCAAGCAGTTTGATCTATACACAGGGTCATTCGGCCCGGAATACGATGATGTCCACGGAGGGGTCGCTGACATTACCCTACGCAAACCCAAGACAGACAAGCTGCATGGTGCAATCAGCCTCGGGTTGCTAGGGGCGGAAGGTCTGGTCGAAGGCCCGGTTACGGAGAACCAGAGCTTCTATTTCGCCGCCAAGCGCAGCTTCTTTGATCTGCTGGTAAAAAAGGAGCTGGAAAGTGACGAGGGCATCAAATTCCGCCTTCCCTCCTATACCGATTATCAGGGTAAATATACTTGGCAGGTGAATGCGGAAAATGAACTGAGCTTTCATGTACTCGGTGCTGCCGACAAGATTAACGGCAATATCCCTAAAGCTACCGATACGGGTAAGCAGGAGCCCGCGCTCGTCGGTAACTTTGATGACGATCAGTCCAGCCACACCGAAGCCATCGTACTGGACTCCAATCTCAATAGTTTCATGCGCAACAAGCTGTCGCTCGGACACATGCACTATCAGCAAACCAGCCACACGGGTACCGCTGCAGACGTCGGCATGAAACTGGACTCAACCTTCCTGCGCGAACAACTGAAAATTCAGGCAAGCGAGGCACATGATCTGACGCTGGGTGGCACCTTCTTCCGCTCCAGTTACGGGCTAAACCTGAATCTGCTGGATGCAAAATGTACCGAATTCGAGCCACGATGCGATATCACCAGCGCCCCGCGCCATCGTTTCAATGGCGGCATTGATGTCAATTACTCGATTCTGTACGTGAAAGATCGCTGGCAGCTCATGCCGGATCTGACCGCAGTTCTTGGACTGCATCACAGCATCGACGGCTATCTGCACAAAAACTACACCGAGCCGCGCGTCGGCCTGGAATGGAAGACAAGCGAAGATACCGTATTGAGCCTCGGTGCAGGCCAGCACAACGAATTCCCCAATGGTTTGCAGGTACTGAAAGACTTCGGCAACCCGGCACTTGGGCATATGCGCTCGAAGAGTGTGGCGCTTGGCATGACACAACGGCTGCAGGATGGCTGGTCATTCAAGAGTGAAGCCTATTACAAGACGTTCTCGGACTTCGTGATTTTTGACCCGGTATCCAACTACCGCAATGGCGGCAGTGGCCACGCCAAGGGCATGGAGTTCTTCATGAAGAAAGACCCGGCAGGTGGTGATTTCTCCGGCTGGGTGTCGCTCAGCCTGTCCGATGCGAAGCGTAAAAACGATCTGACCGGACAATCCTTCCGATTTGAATACGATCAGCCGGTGGTACTGAATGTCGTCGGCCAGTATCGCTGGTCTGATACTTGGCAGTTTGGCGCAAAGTGGAGCTACCACAGCGGCTCGCTGATTACCCCCATCATAGGCAAGGGCAAATACCCGGATGGACGTGTGCAGCCGCTCTACGGCGAGCTGAATTCCGAGCGCCTGCCAGCGTATCACCGCCTTGATCTGCGTGCCGACCGCAAACTGTCCGAGCGCATGAGCGTCTGGTTTGAATTGATCAATGCCTATAACCGCGAAAACGTGCAGGGTTACACCTATGACGGCGACTACACTACACGTAAGGCAGACAAGGGCTTTGGTGCAATGATTAATGCAGGCTTCACCTACTCGTTCTGA